In Euphorbia lathyris chromosome 9, ddEupLath1.1, whole genome shotgun sequence, the following are encoded in one genomic region:
- the LOC136207009 gene encoding pentatricopeptide repeat-containing protein At5g48910-like, which translates to MELAGVSRSLLNLNTYPSNEISTSSPMNPTIFDRSIIPPTHPSSLFPQISRCKSIKQFTQIHAQFTKTGLIFDPLAAAEILKFLSLSNHRDLNYAHKFFAQMREPNCFSWNTIIRAFAEIDDNDIYSLEALLLFHQMRIDGVVEPNRFTFPSVLKACAKTARVEEGKQIHGSVVKLGLESDEFVLSNLVRMYVMCGIMEDAHKLFRNHVYGSNNVVLWNVMIDGYVRIGDIISCRQLFDKMPQRSVVSWNAMISGYAQNGCFKEAIELFHDMLMRNESPNYVTLVSVLPAISRLGALELGKWVHLYAEKNEIEIDDVLGSALIDMYSKCGSIEKSIQVFELIHNKTNPITWNAITGGLAMHGRANEALDYYKKMQKTSVKPTDVSYIALLCACSHAGLVEKGRSLFNHMVNIAGLEPRIEHYGCMVDLLGRAGHLDEAEQLILNMPIQPDDVIWKALLGACKMHGNIEMGERVATILMELFPNDSGSYVALSNMFASRGNWDGVAKVRLKMKEMDIRKDPGCSWIEVNGMIHEFLVEDDSHPRANEIHSMLEEISEQLRLFDYRAKTREVLLRMDEEEKESVLHYHSEKIAIAFGLISTSPQTPLLIVKNLRICEDCHSSIKLISKIYNRKIVVRDRKRFHHFENGVCSCMDYW; encoded by the coding sequence ATGGAGTTAGCAGGTGTTAGTAGGAGCCTTCTCAATCTCAATACATATCCCTCAAATGAAATATCCACATCTTCGCCGATGAATCCAACAATCTTTGATCGCTCCATAATTCCACCAACTCACCCATCTTCACTCTTCCCCCAAATTTCCAGATGCAAATCAATCAAACAATTCACTCAAATCCACGCCCAATTTACCAAAACCGGCCTTATCTTTGACCCGCTTGCTGCCGCCGAAATCCTCAAGTTTCTCTCCCTCTCCAACCACCGTGATCTCAACTATGCCCATAAGTTTTTCGCCCAAATGCGTGAACCTAATTGTTTCTCTTGGAACACAATCATCAGAGCTTTTGCTGAAATCGATGATAATGATATCTACTCACTAGAAGCATTGTTGTTGTTTCATCAAATGCGCATTGATGGTGTTGTTGAACCCAATAGATTCACTTTCCCTTCTGTGTTAAAAGCCTGTGCTAAAACAGCAAGGGttgaagaagggaagcagaTTCACGGGTCTGTGgtcaaattaggattagaaaGTGATGAGTTTGTTCTTAGCAATCTAGTTAGGATGTATGTTATGTGTGGAATTATGGAAGATGCACATAAGCTGTTCAGAAATCACGTTTATGGATCCAATAATGTGGTTTTATGGAATGTGATGATTGATGGGTATGTGAGAATAGGGGACATTATATCTTGTCGCcagttgtttgataaaatgcctCAAAGAAGTGTAGTTTCTTGGAATGCTATGATTTCAGGGTATGCTCAAAATGGGTGTTTTAAGGAGGCCATAGAATTGTTCCATGATATGCTTATGAGAaatgaatctccaaattatgtgACTTTAGTTAGTGTTCTTCCTGCAATTTCGAGATTGGGTGCGCTTGAGCTTGGTAAATGGGTTCATTTATATGCAGAGAAGAATGAGATAGAGATTGATGATGTTCTCGGCTCTGCTTTAATTGATATGTATTCAAAGTGTGGAAGCATTGAGAAATCAATTCAGGTGTTTGAATTGATTCATAACAAAACAAATCCAATTACTTGGAATGCCATAACTGGCGGGCTAGCGATGCACGGTAGAGCAAACGAAGCTCTTGATTACTACAAAAAGATGCAAAAAACTAGTGTTAAACCAACTGATGTCTCGTACATTGCTTTACTCTGTGCTTGTAGCCATGCTGGTTTAGTCGAAAAAGGTCGTTCTTTATTCAATCATATGGTAAACATTGCTGGTTTAGAACCTAGAATCGAACACTATGGATGTATGGTTGATCTTCTAGGTCGTGCGGGGCATTTAGATGAAGCAGAACAGCTCATTCTAAACATGCCCATCCAACCCGACGATGTGATATGGAAAGCCTTACTTGGTGCTTGTAAAATGCACGGAAACATCGAAATGGGAGAACGCGTAGCAACGATTTTAATGGAGTTGTTTCCAAATGACAGCGGATCATATGTAGCTCTATCCAACATGTTCGCCTCGAGGGGAAACTGGGACGGAGTGGCGAAGGTGAGGCTGAAAATGAAGGAAATGGATATAAGAAAAGATCCGGGATGTAGTTGGATTGAAGTTAATGGTATGATTCATGAATTCCTTGTAGAAGATGATTCTCATCCAAGAGCTAATGAAATTCATTCAATGTTGGAGGAGATTTCGGAGCAATTGAGGTTATTCGATTATAGGGCGAAAACTAGAGAGGTGTTGCTGAGGATGgatgaagaagagaaagaaagtgTATTGCATTATCATAGTGAGAAGATTGCTATTGCATTTGGGTTGATTAGTACAAGTCCTCAAACACCTCTTTTGATAGTGAAGAACCTAAGAATTTGTGAAGATTGTCACTCTTCAATTAAGTTAATCTCTAAGATTTATAATAGAAAGATTGTTGTAAGGGATAGAAAACGGTTTCACCATTTTGAGAATGGGGTATGTTCTTGTATGGACTATTGGTAG